The genomic DNA GATCAGGGTCCGAGATAAAGTCCTGCCATCCCGCCAGAATTCTGGCTCGCTCGGTTGTATTTCCCAGGATAAGCTCGTAGGTATACTGCACAGCGACTTCCGGTGCTGGCTCGGTGCGTACTTTGAATTCCGTGACGATTCCAAAACTAGCAGCAGCGCCTTTGATCGCGAAGAGAACATCTTGGTTCTGTGTGTTCGATGCCCGGACGATGCTGGAATTAGCCAACACAACCTCGACCTCCTCGACGTGATCCAAAGAACTTCCCCATTGTCGTGCGGTTGGTCCAAGGCCTCCGATTGTGAAATGGCCACCGACACCGACCTGGGGACAGACTCCGTGTGCCATTGCCCTTTTGCCGTTGTCGTAGAGTTTGTGGGTGACTTCATCCAATAGCATCCCCGCTCCAATCGAAGCGGTGTATGTAGACTCGTCCATGGAGAATTGCTTGAGTTCTTTCAAATCTACCACGATTGCACCATCCGTGCCTCCGAGACCTGTTGTAGAAGTGTCTCAAGTTAGTCGAGTTGTTGTCAATGAATTTGGTCAGGGAACTCGGATGTACCATGATTAGCATAGCTATGACCTCCACTCCTAGACTGCACTTTGTAACCATTACTCGCCGCGCATCTGACAACATTGGCTACCTGCGCTGTGGACTCGGGAATGGTGATCGCGGCTGGCACTACGGGGAAGTTGAGATTGTATGGATTCGCGTCAATAGTCCCGGCTTCTGAGAATGTCACGCGAGTCAAGTTATTTCCTAGCGCAGCTAGAAGGCAAGTTCGGATAAGTGTATTGTTGCTCATTTTGCTGTCTTGTCTATTAAGATAAATTGGAGGTCTTGATGAAATTGTTAAGGATGTCAATGGATGAATGAGCGACTTTTCCAAAACAAGACGGAAGTGAATAA from Aspergillus chevalieri M1 DNA, chromosome 1, nearly complete sequence includes the following:
- a CDS encoding FAD-binding oxidoreductase (CAZy:AA7;~COG:C;~EggNog:ENOG410PKT2;~InterPro:IPR006094,IPR036318,IPR016166,IPR012951;~PFAM:PF08031,PF01565;~go_function: GO:0016491 - oxidoreductase activity [Evidence IEA];~go_function: GO:0050660 - flavin adenine dinucleotide binding [Evidence IEA];~go_function: GO:0071949 - FAD binding [Evidence IEA];~go_process: GO:0055114 - oxidation-reduction process [Evidence IEA]), yielding MSNNTLIRTCLLAALGNNLTRVTFSEAGTIDANPYNLNFPVVPAAITIPESTAQVANVVRCAASNGYKVQSRSGGHSYANHGLGGTDGAIVVDLKELKQFSMDESTYTASIGAGMLLDEVTHKLYDNGKRAMAHGVCPQVGVGGHFTIGGLGPTARQWGSSLDHVEEVEVVLANSSIVRASNTQNQDVLFAIKGAAASFGIVTEFKVRTEPAPEVAVQYTYELILGNTTERARILAGWQDFISDPDLSRKFASIMILFEHGMLLTGDFYGTKEEFDDLGLADRFPIRKPGNIAILTDWLGMTGHAVEELALGIIGGIPLHFYAKSMAFTQDSLMPQSTFEKLFDYLDSTDKDTLLWLVYFDLQSGATGDVPNNATAYAHRDTLYWLQSYAVNLVGPVSNTTVGFLDGINSLIAQDVPSANTRAYPGYVDPFMQDSQERYWGSNLPRLERIKAAIDPDDVFHNPQSVKPRKDDS